The Novosphingobium kaempferiae genome includes a window with the following:
- a CDS encoding MFS transporter → MPLSAKNATDILAWSSDDSAFSIPSLIIKRHTAGFLAVLFLVSVLCQVDRILLFILAETIKTELALSDTQIGLVTGIAFAVCYTLLSLPLARAADRGSPRRILVSCILVWSLMTALGGIAGSFALLAATRFGVALGEAGAIPSAHALITRRIGAKRRGMAIAIVSMGIPIGTMVGFAAGGAIADSLGWRIALVGAGVIGGVLAGLVWLVTGPTPPHAATLAHNESARAASGRLLAVPAFRWLMLGSVALGFASAAFYSFTAPFLIRTHGYSASEVGLSFGLLQGAIGIVGTLTGGRLFDRAVQRGNGRLLGPPSILLILAGLTTAAALFAPHGALSIALFVPGMLSFAFLLPGAFGAAHLIAGAGHQALASSLLLITSGLFGPALAPLFVGMVSDWASANAVPNGLGLGLLIGPVASIGAGLAVRIADRRITPDLLTYAPASDHGRPRPSV, encoded by the coding sequence ATGCCGCTCTCCGCTAAGAATGCAACAGACATACTAGCGTGGTCGTCAGATGACAGCGCCTTCTCAATCCCTTCATTGATAATCAAGCGGCACACCGCGGGCTTTCTTGCTGTATTGTTTCTGGTCAGCGTACTTTGCCAGGTCGACCGGATACTGCTTTTCATCCTGGCGGAGACAATCAAGACCGAACTGGCGCTCAGCGATACCCAAATCGGGTTGGTGACCGGGATCGCTTTCGCGGTCTGCTACACGCTACTCTCGTTGCCTTTGGCCCGGGCCGCAGACCGTGGTTCACCGCGGCGCATTCTCGTATCATGCATATTGGTCTGGAGCCTGATGACGGCGCTGGGCGGCATCGCTGGCAGCTTCGCGCTGCTTGCGGCGACCCGCTTCGGCGTCGCGCTCGGCGAAGCCGGCGCCATTCCTTCGGCCCATGCCCTCATCACCCGCCGGATCGGCGCGAAACGGCGCGGCATGGCCATCGCCATCGTCTCTATGGGCATTCCGATCGGCACGATGGTCGGCTTCGCCGCTGGCGGGGCCATCGCCGACAGCCTAGGATGGCGCATCGCGCTGGTCGGTGCCGGTGTGATCGGCGGAGTGCTCGCCGGCCTTGTCTGGCTGGTCACGGGTCCGACGCCGCCGCATGCGGCCACGCTCGCGCACAACGAATCGGCGCGCGCCGCCAGCGGCAGGCTGCTGGCCGTGCCGGCCTTTCGTTGGTTAATGCTGGGCAGTGTGGCACTCGGCTTCGCTTCAGCCGCCTTCTACTCCTTCACCGCCCCATTCCTCATTCGCACGCACGGCTATAGCGCAAGCGAAGTCGGGCTAAGCTTCGGCCTCCTGCAAGGCGCGATCGGGATCGTCGGCACGCTCACTGGCGGCCGCCTGTTCGACCGCGCGGTGCAACGCGGCAACGGGCGGCTGCTCGGGCCGCCCTCGATCCTGCTCATCCTCGCCGGGCTCACGACCGCGGCCGCGCTCTTCGCCCCCCATGGCGCGCTGTCTATCGCGCTGTTCGTGCCTGGCATGCTGTCGTTCGCGTTCCTGCTCCCCGGCGCCTTCGGAGCGGCCCATCTGATTGCCGGCGCCGGCCATCAGGCGCTGGCGTCCAGCCTTCTGCTGATCACCTCGGGTCTGTTCGGCCCCGCCTTGGCGCCGTTGTTCGTCGGCATGGTGAGCGACTGGGCGAGCGCCAATGCCGTCCCGAATGGTCTGGGCCTCGGGCTTCTCATAGGCCCCGTCGCAAGCATCGGGGCAGGGCTTGCGGTGCGCATCGCCGATCGCCGCATCACACCGGATCTTCTCACTTACGCACCCGCTTCGGACCATGGCCGCCCCCGCCCATCGGTCTGA
- a CDS encoding MipA/OmpV family protein, giving the protein MRLLTLIPFACALATATNAQAQQVARDDGAPHGMVALGAGVVPEFDGSGDVRPLPFATADIRWSGVNFQIRGPGVRVDLVSDPRFAFGPVVALRLPRNDADGRLGFLPEIDTAIEAGGFVGYRIGGDQFGQGAVQLELSLVHDISNTHDGLLATGSASYAAMQNQDMFVSFDLQTTFANANYSRTYFGIDQAGAATSGLAAYRPGSGFRDVGGGVTAGYWLSERLGVIARAGATYLVGDMADSPVVEEGRRWQPAGGLMLSYRF; this is encoded by the coding sequence ATGCGCCTTTTGACATTGATCCCGTTCGCCTGCGCCTTGGCCACGGCCACGAACGCGCAAGCCCAACAGGTCGCGCGCGATGACGGCGCGCCCCACGGCATGGTGGCGCTCGGCGCCGGCGTGGTTCCTGAGTTCGATGGATCGGGAGATGTCCGCCCGCTCCCCTTCGCTACCGCCGATATTCGCTGGAGCGGCGTGAACTTCCAAATCCGCGGTCCGGGAGTCCGTGTCGACCTGGTCTCCGATCCACGTTTTGCGTTTGGCCCGGTTGTCGCCCTTCGTCTCCCCCGCAACGATGCCGATGGCCGCCTGGGCTTTCTCCCCGAGATCGACACTGCGATCGAGGCAGGCGGGTTTGTCGGCTATCGCATCGGCGGTGACCAGTTCGGTCAGGGCGCGGTCCAGCTCGAGCTTTCGCTCGTCCACGATATCTCGAACACCCATGACGGCCTGCTGGCGACCGGGAGCGCGAGCTATGCCGCCATGCAGAACCAGGACATGTTCGTCTCGTTTGATCTGCAAACAACTTTTGCCAATGCGAACTATTCGCGCACCTATTTTGGGATCGACCAGGCTGGCGCCGCGACAAGCGGCCTTGCCGCCTATCGGCCGGGATCGGGCTTCCGCGACGTGGGTGGCGGCGTCACTGCGGGCTATTGGCTCAGCGAACGGTTGGGCGTGATCGCGCGTGCCGGCGCGACCTATCTTGTCGGCGACATGGCCGACAGCCCCGTCGTCGAGGAGGGGCGGCGCTGGCAACCGGCCGGCGGGCTCATGCTCTCCTATCGCTTCTGA
- a CDS encoding (2Fe-2S)-binding protein translates to MAFVLSVNGRVYHVYEDGQTPLLWVLRDTLELTGTKYGCGAAQCGACTVHVGGLPVRSCALPLDNVGDTPVETIEAISGPQADALRSAWVARDVPQCGFCQSGQMMSALALLRTVPAPSDEQIDAAMSGNICRCATYNRIRAAIHDAAQASGGANL, encoded by the coding sequence ATGGCTTTTGTTCTTTCCGTCAATGGTCGGGTCTATCACGTCTATGAAGACGGCCAGACCCCGCTGCTCTGGGTCCTGCGCGATACGCTGGAGCTGACAGGCACCAAATATGGCTGCGGGGCCGCGCAATGCGGCGCCTGCACCGTGCATGTCGGAGGTCTGCCCGTGCGTTCCTGCGCGCTGCCCCTGGATAACGTGGGAGACACTCCCGTCGAGACGATCGAGGCGATTAGCGGGCCGCAGGCAGATGCGCTGCGCAGCGCATGGGTTGCGCGGGATGTGCCGCAGTGCGGCTTCTGCCAGTCGGGCCAGATGATGAGCGCTCTGGCGCTGCTCCGCACAGTACCGGCGCCGTCCGATGAACAAATCGACGCCGCAATGAGCGGCAATATCTGCCGCTGCGCGACGTATAACCGGATCCGTGCCGCGATCCACGACGCAGCCCAGGCGAGCGGGGGTGCGAACCTGTGA
- a CDS encoding Isoquinoline 1-oxidoreductase subunit, whose amino-acid sequence MKRRRPRSERRRRRFGCLPILALVIAAVVLLLAILLRPRELPESQTLPPARVQVQRVDLRPVSAFAAIADPTARSVALFEEAGRVIQHPRCLNCHPRSDRPTQTGAMRPHSPAVLRGEDGHGLPLLRCATCHGDANAEPSGVPGNPKWALAPPEMAWQGKRLGDICRQLLDPARSHMRRDALLHHMAQDELVGWAWHPGGERTPAPGSQAQFGELIKAWLETGARCPA is encoded by the coding sequence GTGAAGCGGCGCCGGCCGCGCAGCGAACGGCGCCGCCGACGCTTCGGCTGCCTGCCGATCCTGGCGCTGGTCATTGCGGCCGTTGTACTGCTACTCGCGATCCTGCTGCGCCCGCGCGAACTGCCGGAGAGCCAGACGCTGCCACCAGCACGTGTCCAGGTCCAGCGCGTCGACCTGCGACCCGTGTCGGCCTTCGCCGCCATCGCCGATCCAACTGCGCGCTCGGTAGCGCTGTTCGAAGAGGCGGGCCGCGTGATCCAGCATCCGCGCTGCCTCAATTGCCACCCGCGCAGCGATCGCCCGACCCAGACCGGTGCGATGCGCCCGCACAGCCCCGCGGTGCTGCGCGGTGAGGACGGGCATGGGCTGCCGCTGCTGCGCTGCGCGACCTGCCATGGCGACGCCAATGCCGAGCCTTCGGGAGTTCCAGGCAATCCCAAATGGGCGCTCGCCCCACCGGAAATGGCCTGGCAGGGCAAACGCCTGGGCGACATCTGCCGCCAACTGCTCGATCCTGCCCGTTCGCATATGCGCCGCGACGCGTTGCTGCACCATATGGCGCAGGACGAACTCGTCGGCTGGGCTTGGCATCCGGGTGGCGAGCGCACGCCCGCGCCGGGGAGCCAGGCGCAGTTCGGCGAACTCATCAAGGCCTGGCTCGAAACGGGCGCGCGATGCCCCGCCTGA
- a CDS encoding xanthine dehydrogenase family protein molybdopterin-binding subunit has protein sequence MTIVNKQQEIGQGIHAGLAALIAEELDADWDRVRVIDSRGNFRAYGVQMTAGSNAIASNFEPMRKAGAAARAMFVAAAALRWHVPRSQIEVRDGVVSHLGSGRSASFAELLTDAARQATPQEPTLKQPKDFLLVGTDRVRRKDSLTKSTGAQVYCQDIRRPDMLVAMVAHSPRFGGRLARFDATDARKIKGVVDVFAIESGVAVVAEGTYAARRGRDALRLKWDDSEAETRSSADLVRWYHDIAAGRCDVEPADFAMKGEDAEAPFNGPIAEFAFDFPYLAHAPMETMDCVAQVDGWDVRITSGAHLVTVDQVQAALTARTIPGKVDIEVVPAGGSFGRRGLFTSDYLVECVRIAQRTGGRPVKLMWTREDEMAAGYYRPMSHHRVSVQLRPDGFPARWRFHSVCQGLLPAGPNFTATEGITDSPYFSTATTVDGKIHTPSFPVPVTFWRSVGHSHTAMVMEHGIDQLARRAGRDPADYRRALYRRAGDTRRLAVLDRLCREAGWGKPIEPDWARGMAVHEAFGTLVGQVAEVRLDGERPVVRRVVAVVDCGLAVAPDQIAAQMEGGIGFGLSAALFGAVTLTDGIVQERNFDSYPVMRMNEMPHVETHIMPSANKPTGMGEPGVTPIAPAVANAVLALTGHPTESLPFLKNQATSNGGL, from the coding sequence GTGACGATCGTCAACAAGCAGCAGGAAATCGGCCAGGGCATCCATGCCGGGCTCGCCGCGCTGATCGCCGAGGAACTCGACGCGGATTGGGACCGCGTGCGCGTCATTGATTCGCGCGGCAATTTCCGGGCCTACGGCGTGCAGATGACCGCAGGGTCCAACGCCATCGCCTCCAACTTCGAACCGATGCGCAAGGCCGGCGCGGCGGCCCGCGCCATGTTTGTCGCGGCGGCTGCGCTGCGCTGGCATGTTCCGCGCAGCCAGATCGAGGTGCGCGACGGGGTGGTCTCGCATCTTGGCTCTGGTCGATCGGCAAGCTTCGCAGAGTTGCTCACCGATGCTGCGCGTCAGGCCACGCCGCAAGAGCCGACCCTCAAGCAGCCCAAGGATTTTCTGCTGGTCGGCACCGACCGGGTGCGGCGCAAGGACAGCCTGACCAAAAGCACGGGCGCGCAGGTCTATTGTCAGGACATCCGGCGGCCCGACATGCTCGTGGCCATGGTCGCGCACAGCCCGCGCTTCGGGGGCAGGCTGGCGCGGTTCGACGCGACTGACGCTCGCAAGATCAAGGGCGTGGTCGACGTGTTCGCGATCGAGAGCGGCGTCGCGGTGGTGGCGGAGGGGACCTATGCCGCGCGGCGGGGCCGTGACGCCCTTCGCCTCAAATGGGACGACAGCGAAGCCGAGACGCGTTCGAGCGCGGACCTTGTGCGCTGGTATCACGATATTGCCGCCGGGCGTTGCGATGTCGAACCAGCCGATTTCGCGATGAAGGGCGAGGATGCGGAGGCGCCGTTCAACGGCCCGATCGCCGAGTTCGCCTTCGACTTTCCCTACCTTGCCCATGCGCCGATGGAGACGATGGACTGCGTGGCCCAGGTCGATGGCTGGGACGTCAGGATCACCTCGGGCGCGCATCTCGTCACCGTCGATCAGGTTCAGGCGGCGCTGACCGCGCGGACCATTCCCGGCAAGGTCGATATCGAGGTAGTGCCGGCGGGCGGCTCGTTCGGGCGGCGCGGGCTCTTCACCTCGGATTATCTGGTCGAATGCGTGCGGATCGCCCAACGGACGGGCGGTCGCCCGGTCAAGCTGATGTGGACGCGCGAGGACGAGATGGCGGCGGGCTATTACCGGCCGATGTCGCATCACCGCGTCTCCGTCCAGCTGCGCCCCGATGGCTTTCCCGCGCGCTGGCGGTTTCACAGCGTGTGTCAGGGGCTATTGCCGGCCGGGCCCAATTTCACGGCCACGGAAGGGATCACGGACTCGCCCTATTTCTCGACCGCCACCACCGTCGATGGCAAGATCCACACGCCCTCCTTCCCCGTGCCGGTCACCTTCTGGCGATCGGTCGGCCATTCGCACACGGCGATGGTGATGGAGCATGGCATCGACCAGCTCGCGCGCCGGGCCGGACGCGATCCGGCCGACTATCGCCGCGCTCTGTATCGCAGGGCGGGAGATACGCGCCGGCTGGCAGTGCTCGACCGGCTGTGCCGCGAGGCCGGCTGGGGCAAGCCGATCGAGCCGGATTGGGCGCGCGGCATGGCCGTCCATGAGGCGTTCGGAACCCTTGTCGGTCAGGTTGCGGAGGTCCGTCTGGACGGCGAACGCCCCGTGGTGCGCCGCGTCGTCGCCGTGGTCGACTGCGGACTCGCCGTCGCGCCCGACCAGATCGCGGCGCAGATGGAAGGCGGGATCGGCTTCGGTCTTTCTGCCGCGTTATTCGGCGCGGTCACACTCACGGACGGGATCGTCCAGGAACGCAATTTCGACAGCTACCCGGTGATGCGGATGAACGAGATGCCGCACGTCGAGACGCATATCATGCCGTCTGCCAACAAACCGACCGGCATGGGCGAGCCCGGCGTTACACCGATTGCGCCGGCGGTCGCCAACGCGGTGCTGGCTCTGACCGGACACCCGACCGAAAGCCTGCCTTTTCTTAAGAACCAGGCCACCAGTAATGGTGGCCTGTGA
- a CDS encoding dipeptidase, protein MMIQPLPALVMLSSLVAAAPSFAAAPDADFAARVAKVLRSTPLIDGHNDWPEALRENEGDKRWDLDLTDLSATPGRYNTDIARLRKGMVGGQFWSVWVSPDLPGDEQVIQTLEQIDLVRSIVGRYPQAFVLARTAADVRRAHASGRIASMIGVEGGGQIDGNLSILRTYAALGAGYLTLTHSRTIDWADSATDNPRHGGLTDFGKQVVRELNRLGMLVDLAHVSEGVMRDAIAVSSAPVIFSHSSARAVDDHPRNVSDDVLRLLKAKGGVVMVNYATPYVSDAYRRWAADSAAEKTRLNAPPFGGLDIGQPEKAAADYAEWLKAHPAPRVTLSEVADHIEHIAKVAGVDHVGIGSDFDGVGNQLPEGLSDVSTYPTLLAELMRRGWKDQDVAKLAGGNLLRVMEAAERAGTVRPTEKY, encoded by the coding sequence ATGATGATCCAACCGCTGCCTGCTCTCGTCATGCTGTCGAGCCTGGTCGCCGCGGCGCCCTCTTTCGCGGCCGCGCCCGACGCGGACTTCGCCGCGCGCGTCGCCAAAGTGCTGCGCTCAACGCCGCTCATCGACGGGCACAACGACTGGCCCGAAGCCCTGCGCGAGAACGAGGGCGACAAGCGCTGGGATCTCGACCTGACCGACCTTTCCGCCACGCCCGGCCGCTACAACACGGACATCGCGCGGCTGCGCAAGGGCATGGTCGGCGGGCAGTTCTGGTCGGTCTGGGTTTCACCCGATCTGCCGGGCGACGAGCAGGTAATCCAAACGCTCGAGCAGATCGACCTCGTGCGCTCGATCGTCGGACGCTACCCGCAGGCCTTCGTGCTGGCCCGCACCGCCGCCGATGTTCGCCGCGCCCATGCCTCGGGGCGCATCGCCTCGATGATCGGGGTGGAAGGCGGCGGGCAGATCGACGGCAACCTGTCGATCCTGCGCACTTACGCGGCGCTGGGTGCGGGCTACCTGACGCTCACCCATTCGCGGACGATCGACTGGGCCGATTCCGCCACCGACAATCCCCGGCACGGCGGGCTCACCGACTTCGGCAAGCAGGTGGTGCGCGAACTCAACCGGCTGGGCATGCTGGTGGACCTCGCCCACGTCAGCGAAGGCGTGATGCGCGATGCGATCGCGGTGTCGAGCGCGCCGGTGATCTTCTCGCACTCCAGCGCGCGGGCGGTCGACGACCATCCGCGCAACGTGTCGGACGACGTCCTGCGACTGCTCAAGGCCAAGGGCGGCGTGGTGATGGTGAACTACGCGACGCCTTACGTGTCCGACGCCTATCGCCGCTGGGCGGCGGATTCGGCGGCGGAGAAGACGCGCCTCAATGCGCCGCCATTCGGCGGGCTCGACATCGGCCAGCCCGAGAAGGCTGCCGCCGATTACGCCGAGTGGTTGAAGGCCCACCCGGCGCCGCGCGTCACGCTGAGCGAGGTCGCGGATCATATCGAGCATATCGCGAAAGTCGCCGGGGTTGATCACGTCGGTATCGGCTCGGACTTCGACGGCGTAGGCAACCAGTTGCCTGAGGGGCTCTCGGACGTATCGACCTATCCGACACTGCTGGCGGAGTTGATGCGCAGGGGCTGGAAAGACCAGGACGTGGCAAAGCTGGCAGGCGGAAACCTGCTGCGGGTCATGGAAGCCGCCGAGCGCGCCGGCACCGTCCGACCAACAGAGAAGTATTGA
- a CDS encoding helix-turn-helix domain-containing protein, with protein sequence MPTSPPTLGALLRGLRSREGWTLKEMSQRSGIPVSTLSKIEHDRLTLTYDKLQSLGQRLGLRMSELFAEPGEDVTQPVTARRSLGDLASSVRVETANYDYYYLCTELRRKRMIPVVTKIRARSAEQFGDLVRHSGEEFIYVLSGSIVVETEFYDPVVLEAGQSLYIDSSMGHAYLAAEGCEEAEVLGVMSSADDTLMEAMLHIHEEQRQNAAPANEDTPPSPRRRAKGV encoded by the coding sequence GTGCCGACCTCGCCGCCGACTTTGGGAGCATTGCTGCGCGGTCTGCGCTCGAGGGAGGGCTGGACGCTCAAGGAGATGAGCCAGCGCAGTGGAATCCCGGTCTCCACCCTCTCCAAGATTGAGCATGACCGCCTCACGCTGACCTACGACAAGCTGCAGTCGCTCGGGCAGCGGCTGGGCCTTCGGATGTCCGAACTCTTCGCCGAGCCGGGCGAGGACGTGACGCAGCCCGTCACCGCGCGCCGCAGCCTTGGCGATCTTGCCAGTTCGGTGCGGGTCGAGACGGCGAACTACGACTACTACTACCTCTGCACCGAACTGCGCCGGAAGCGGATGATCCCGGTGGTGACGAAAATCCGCGCGCGCTCGGCCGAGCAGTTCGGCGATCTCGTGCGCCACTCGGGCGAGGAGTTCATCTATGTCCTGAGCGGCAGCATCGTGGTCGAGACCGAATTCTACGATCCGGTCGTTCTTGAGGCCGGGCAGTCGCTCTACATAGATTCGAGCATGGGCCACGCCTACCTCGCCGCCGAAGGGTGCGAAGAGGCCGAAGTGCTCGGTGTCATGTCCAGCGCGGACGACACGCTGATGGAAGCGATGCTGCACATCCACGAAGAGCAGCGCCAGAACGCCGCGCCGGCCAACGAGGACACCCCGCCATCCCCGCGCCGCCGCGCGAAAGGAGTATGA
- a CDS encoding serine hydrolase domain-containing protein yields MGNTGSFWRRLSRRSKGIAACALLTVGGIALAQVPSAPSPTEQTPAVATPTKPLGAPTGARDLTAADLDSWLDGYMPFALHSNDLAGAVVTVVKDGQVIAARGYGYADIARRKPVDPPTTLFRPGSVSKLVTWTAVMQQVEAGKIDLDADVNTYLDFKIPPRDGKPVTMRQILTHTAGFEEAMKDLITYRQDGAIPIDVYLKRWVPTRIFDAGTTPAYSNWATTLAGYVVQRVSGMPFDDYVEARIFKPLDMKTASFRQPLQPSLRPLSAIGYPRASQPADAFEVVVPAPAGSLSASGLDMAKFMIAHLQNGRGILRPETAAMMHDSPLGKVNPRSLIPPLNRMELGFFETNINGRQVIAHLGDTENFHTSLHLFMREGVGFYVSFNSAGKEGGAHLVRSQMFQDFADRYFAATGKDGRVDAKTAAEHARMMSGLWDASRRGHSNFVDVLNLFGQTEVTVDEDGGLLVPALHGPGGAPQKWDEISPFVWRARFGHDRLAAQVVDGKVVRWSFDMISPFTMYDRVPASRSAAWIMPAIYASLAVLLLTFLSWPVAAFTRWRFAAVLKVEGRARAAYRATRLMALLTLATLGGWTGLVIAMFSDLDMLSSGNDWMLWSLKAAGVVAFFGMVLVAGWNACLTWRDGRRWPAKLWSVAVLLSGLVILYVALAFHLLAFSVNY; encoded by the coding sequence ATGGGGAACACGGGATCATTCTGGCGGCGACTTTCGAGGCGGTCCAAGGGCATAGCCGCGTGCGCGCTACTGACCGTCGGCGGCATTGCGCTGGCGCAAGTGCCGAGTGCCCCCTCGCCCACCGAGCAGACCCCGGCGGTCGCGACTCCGACCAAGCCCCTTGGCGCCCCCACCGGCGCCCGTGACCTGACCGCCGCCGACCTCGACAGCTGGCTCGACGGCTACATGCCCTTCGCGCTGCACAGCAACGACCTTGCCGGGGCCGTGGTGACGGTGGTGAAGGACGGACAGGTCATCGCCGCGCGCGGCTATGGTTATGCCGATATCGCCAGGCGCAAGCCCGTCGACCCCCCCACAACCCTGTTCCGCCCCGGCTCGGTGTCCAAGCTGGTGACGTGGACGGCGGTGATGCAGCAGGTCGAGGCGGGCAAGATCGACCTCGACGCGGACGTCAACACCTACCTCGACTTCAAGATTCCGCCCCGCGATGGCAAGCCGGTGACGATGCGCCAGATCCTGACGCACACCGCCGGGTTCGAAGAGGCGATGAAGGACCTCATCACCTACCGGCAGGACGGCGCGATCCCGATCGACGTCTACCTCAAGCGCTGGGTGCCGACGCGCATCTTCGATGCCGGAACCACCCCGGCCTATTCGAACTGGGCGACGACGCTGGCCGGTTACGTGGTCCAGCGCGTGTCCGGAATGCCCTTCGACGACTATGTCGAGGCCCGCATCTTCAAGCCGCTCGACATGAAGACCGCCAGCTTCCGCCAGCCCTTGCAGCCGAGCCTGCGCCCGCTTTCCGCCATCGGCTATCCGCGCGCTTCACAGCCTGCGGACGCGTTCGAGGTGGTCGTGCCCGCGCCTGCCGGTTCGCTCTCCGCATCCGGGCTCGACATGGCGAAGTTCATGATCGCACACCTCCAGAACGGCCGGGGCATCCTGCGTCCCGAGACGGCGGCGATGATGCACGACAGCCCGCTCGGCAAGGTCAACCCACGCTCACTGATTCCGCCGCTCAACCGCATGGAACTGGGCTTCTTCGAGACCAACATCAACGGCCGGCAGGTCATCGCGCACCTTGGCGATACCGAGAACTTCCACACCTCGCTGCACCTATTCATGCGCGAAGGCGTGGGCTTCTACGTCTCGTTCAACAGCGCGGGCAAGGAGGGCGGCGCGCATCTGGTGCGCAGCCAGATGTTCCAGGACTTTGCCGACCGCTACTTCGCCGCAACGGGCAAGGACGGCCGGGTCGATGCGAAGACCGCCGCCGAGCACGCCCGGATGATGTCCGGCCTGTGGGATGCCAGCCGCCGGGGCCACTCGAACTTCGTCGACGTGCTCAACCTGTTCGGCCAGACCGAAGTGACCGTGGACGAGGACGGCGGCCTGCTAGTGCCCGCGCTGCACGGCCCCGGCGGCGCCCCGCAGAAGTGGGACGAGATCTCGCCCTTCGTCTGGCGCGCCCGCTTCGGGCATGATCGCCTCGCCGCGCAAGTGGTGGACGGCAAGGTCGTGCGCTGGAGCTTCGACATGATCTCGCCCTTCACGATGTACGACCGTGTGCCCGCGTCGCGATCGGCGGCGTGGATCATGCCGGCGATCTACGCGAGCCTCGCGGTATTGCTGCTGACTTTCCTGTCGTGGCCGGTCGCCGCCTTCACCCGCTGGCGCTTCGCCGCAGTCCTCAAGGTCGAGGGCCGCGCCCGCGCCGCCTACCGCGCAACGCGCCTGATGGCGCTGCTGACGCTGGCGACGTTGGGCGGCTGGACGGGGCTCGTCATCGCGATGTTCTCCGACCTCGACATGCTCTCCAGCGGCAACGACTGGATGCTGTGGAGCCTCAAGGCGGCGGGCGTGGTGGCGTTCTTCGGCATGGTCCTCGTCGCGGGCTGGAACGCCTGCCTGACCTGGCGCGACGGCCGCCGCTGGCCCGCGAAGCTGTGGAGCGTGGCGGTGCTGCTCTCGGGCCTCGTGATCCTGTATGTGGCGCTGGCCTTCCACCTGCTCGCGTTCTCGGTGAACTACTGA
- a CDS encoding dipeptide epimerase, translated as MRLTVETETLRLAEPFRISGYVFETADVLVATLEDGTHRGRGEASGVYYLGDDLAHMRAAIEAARTEIEAGVSREDLRDIMPPGGARNAVDAALWELEAARAGKPVWALAGLPEPLPIVTTFTIGADTPEAMSAKAVSYAGARSIKVKLTGELALDIARVAAIRAARPDVWLGVDGNQGFARGDLETLTAALAEHSVALLEQPLPRGAEAELEGFNSPIPIAGDESLVSLADVAGAKGRFDVVNIKLDKCGGLTEGLLMAAAARELGLGVMVGTMVGTSLATAPGFVLGQVADLVDLDGPTFLAQDRAPSVIYADGTLFSGPEVWGSGAA; from the coding sequence ATGCGCCTGACCGTCGAGACCGAGACGCTGCGGCTGGCCGAGCCGTTCCGTATCTCCGGCTATGTCTTCGAGACGGCCGACGTGCTCGTCGCCACGCTCGAAGATGGGACGCACCGGGGGCGCGGCGAGGCCTCGGGCGTCTACTACCTCGGCGACGATCTCGCCCACATGCGCGCCGCCATCGAGGCGGCGCGCACCGAGATCGAAGCGGGCGTGAGCCGCGAGGACTTGCGCGACATCATGCCGCCGGGCGGCGCCCGCAACGCTGTGGACGCCGCACTGTGGGAACTGGAGGCAGCGCGCGCCGGAAAGCCGGTATGGGCACTCGCGGGCTTGCCCGAGCCTCTGCCGATCGTCACCACCTTCACCATCGGCGCGGACACGCCGGAGGCGATGTCGGCGAAGGCCGTGAGCTATGCCGGAGCGCGCTCGATCAAGGTCAAACTGACCGGCGAACTGGCGCTCGACATTGCCCGCGTCGCGGCCATCCGTGCGGCGCGGCCGGACGTGTGGCTCGGCGTGGACGGCAACCAGGGCTTCGCGCGCGGGGACCTCGAGACACTGACGGCGGCGCTGGCCGAACACAGCGTCGCGCTGCTCGAACAGCCGCTGCCGCGAGGGGCCGAGGCGGAGCTGGAGGGCTTCAATTCACCGATCCCGATTGCGGGGGACGAGAGCCTCGTCTCGCTGGCGGACGTCGCGGGGGCCAAAGGTCGCTTCGACGTCGTCAACATCAAGCTCGACAAGTGCGGCGGGCTGACCGAGGGGCTGCTGATGGCCGCCGCCGCGCGCGAGCTGGGGCTGGGCGTGATGGTCGGCACGATGGTGGGCACCAGCCTCGCCACCGCGCCGGGCTTCGTGCTGGGGCAAGTGGCCGACCTCGTCGACCTCGATGGGCCGACGTTCCTTGCGCAAGACCGCGCGCCCTCCGTTATCTACGCCGACGGCACGCTGTTTTCCGGGCCGGAAGTCTGGGGATCGGGCGCGGCATGA